From a single Gavia stellata isolate bGavSte3 chromosome 5, bGavSte3.hap2, whole genome shotgun sequence genomic region:
- the LOC104252185 gene encoding LOW QUALITY PROTEIN: E3 ubiquitin-protein ligase RNF4 (The sequence of the model RefSeq protein was modified relative to this genomic sequence to represent the inferred CDS: substituted 1 base at 1 genomic stop codon) encodes MSTTQRKRRGGADNSRRARKRNRLMASSSAGRVSEAEPIELEESAVEEVVDLTGESSDPVVVDLTRNHSVVIVEETQRRRRNPRLRGQRQPDICIVISDEEDEPRNNDVYVTETVSFXSLIFDRQLASLEENSFSTRPSGTVSCPICRDGYSKIVQSGRLIASTKCGHVFCSQCLREALRNANFCPMCRKALTHTECHPIYI; translated from the exons ATGAGCACA ACTCAACGGAAGCGCCGTGGAGGAGCAGATAATTCTAGGCGAGCTCGGAAACGGAACAGGCTGATGGCTTCTTCTTCTGCAGGAAGGGTTTCAGAAGCAGAGCCAATAGAACTTGAGGAGAGTG CTGTTGAAGAAGTAGTAGATCTCACGGGTGAATCTTCGGATCCTGTAGTCGTTGATCTAACTCGCAATCATTCTGTTGTG ATTGTTGAAG AGACTCAACGACGAAGGAGAAATCCCAGACTGAGAGGCCAGCGACAGCCAGACATCTGTATAGTGATTAGCGATGAGGAAGATGAACCAAGAAATAATGATGTGTATGTAACAGAGACAGTGTCTTTTTGAAGTCTAATTTTTGATAGACA ACTTGCATCTCTAGAAGAGAACTCATTCAG CACAAGGCCGTCTGGTACCGTTAGCTGTCCGATTTGCAGGGATGGCTACTCAAAG ATTGTGCAAAGTGGACGACTGATTGCGTCAACCAAATGCGGCCACGTCTTCTGCAGTCAGTGCCTCCGTGAGGCCCTGAGGAATGCCAACTTTTGCCCAATGTGCAGGAAGGCACTCACTCACACAGAGTGTCATCCCATTTATATCTGA
- the LOC132317033 gene encoding E3 ubiquitin-protein ligase RNF4-like: MSTTQRKRRGGAVNSRQARKRNRLMASSTAEMASEAEPIELEESAVEEVVDLTCESSDPVVVDLTRNDSVVIVEENQRQRRNLRLRSQRQSDSCVLSSDDEDETRDNDVYVTDKVSRELGPLEDETASSKPSGTVSCPICMDGYSEIVQSGRLIVSTKCGHVFCSQCLRDSLRNANSCPTCRKKLTHRQYHPIYI, translated from the exons ATGAGCACA ACTCAACGGAAGCGCCGTGGAGGAGCAGTTAATTCTAGGCAAGCTCGGAAACGGAACAGGCTGATGGCTTCTTCTACTGCAGAAATGGCTTCAGAAGCAGAGCCAATAGAACTTGAGGAGAGTG CTGTTGAAGAAGTGGTAGATCTCACGTGTGAATCTTCGGATCCTGTAGTCGTTGATCTAACTCGCAATGATTCTGTTGTG ATTGTTGAAG aGAATCAACGACAAAGGAGAAATCTCAGACTAAGAAGCCAGCGACAGTCGGACAGCTGTGTACTGAGTAGCGATGATGAAGATGAAACAAGAGATAATGATGTGTATGTGACAGATAAAGTGTCTCGAGAACTGGGACCACTGGAGGATGAAACTGCAAGTTCAAA GCCGTCTGGTACCGTTAGCTGTCCGATTTGCATGGATGGCTACTCAGAG ATTGTGCAAAGTGGACGACTGATTGTGTCAACCAAATGCGGCCACGTCTTCTGCAGTCAGTGCCTCCGTGATTCCCTGAGGAATGCCAACTCTTGCCCAACCTGCAGGAAGAAACTCACTCACAGACAGTACCATCCCATTTATATCTGA
- the LOC132317123 gene encoding LOW QUALITY PROTEIN: E3 ubiquitin-protein ligase RNF4-like (The sequence of the model RefSeq protein was modified relative to this genomic sequence to represent the inferred CDS: substituted 1 base at 1 genomic stop codon) yields the protein MSTTQRKRRGGADNSRRARKRNRLMASSAAGRVSEAEPIELEESAVEEVVDLTGESSDPVVVDLTRNDSVVIVEETQRRRRNPRLRGQRQPDICIVISDEEDEPRNNDVYVTETVSFXSLIFDRQLASLEENSFSTRPSGTVSCPICRDGYSKIVQSGRLIASTKCGHVFCSQCLREALRNANFCPMCRKALTHTECHPIYI from the exons ATGAGCACA ACTCAACGGAAGCGCCGTGGAGGAGCAGATAATTCTAGGCGAGCTCGGAAACGGAACAGGCTGATGGCTTCTTCTGCTGCAGGAAGGGTTTCAGAAGCAGAGCCAATAGAACTTGAGGAGAGTG CTGTTGAAGAAGTGGTAGATCTCACGGGTGAATCTTCGGATCCTGTAGTTGTTGATCTAACTCGCAATGATTCTGTTGTG ATTGTTGAAG AGACTCAACGACGAAGGAGAAATCCCAGACTGAGAGGCCAGCGACAGCCAGACATCTGTATAGTGATTAGCGATGAGGAAGATGAACCAAGAAATAATGATGTGTATGTAACAGAGACAGTGTCTTTTTGAAGTCTAATTTTTGATAGACA ACTTGCATCTCTAGAAGAGAACTCATTCAG CACAAGGCCGTCTGGTACCGTTAGCTGTCCGATTTGCAGGGATGGCTACTCAAAG ATTGTGCAAAGTGGACGACTGATTGCGTCAACCAAATGCGGCCACGTCTTCTGCAGTCAGTGCCTCCGTGAGGCCCTGAGGAATGCCAACTTTTGCCCAATGTGCAGGAAGGCACTCACTCACACAGAGTGTCATCCCATTTATATCTGA
- the LOC132317122 gene encoding E3 ubiquitin-protein ligase RNF4-like has product MSTTQRKRRGGADNSRRARKRNRLMASSSAGRVSEAEPIELEESAVEEVVDLTGESSDPVVVDLTRNDSVVIVEETQRRRRNPRLRGQRQPDICIVISDEEDEPRNNDVYVTETVSSRPSGTVSCPICRDGYSKIVQSGRLIASTKCGHVFCSQCLREALRNANFCPMCRKALTHTECHPIYI; this is encoded by the exons ATGAGCACA ACTCAACGGAAGCGCCGTGGAGGAGCAGATAATTCTAGGCGAGCTCGGAAACGGAACAGGCTGATGGCTTCTTCTTCTGCAGGAAGGGTTTCAGAAGCAGAGCCAATAGAACTTGAGGAGAGTG CTGTTGAAGAAGTAGTAGATCTCACGGGTGAATCTTCGGATCCTGTAGTCGTTGATCTAACTCGCAATGATTCTGTTGTG ATTGTTGAAG AGACTCAACGACGAAGGAGAAATCCCAGACTGAGAGGCCAGCGACAGCCAGACATCTGTATAGTGATTAGCGATGAGGAAGATGAACCAAGAAATAATGATGTGTATGTAACAGAGACAGT GAGTTCTCG GCCGTCTGGTACCGTTAGCTGTCCGATTTGCAGGGATGGCTACTCAAAG ATTGTGCAAAGTGGACGACTGATTGCGTCAACCAAATGCGGCCACGTCTTCTGCAGTCAGTGCCTCCGTGAGGCCCTGAGGAATGCCAACTTTTGCCCAATGTGCAGGAAGGCACTCACTCACACAGAGTGTCATCCCATTTATATCTGA